Proteins from a genomic interval of Polaribacter sejongensis:
- a CDS encoding glycosyltransferase family 4 protein: MKNDLKELTEQHVLIIGYVWVEPNSSAAGSRMMQLIEQFLKHNFKITFASPAQKSEKATSLSSLGIDEVSIELNNASFDGFIKELQPTIVMFDRFMMEEQFGWRVAENCPNAIRILDTEDLHFLRKTRHQQLKKGEEFTTEALLKSDDAKREIAAILRCDMSLIISTYEMDLLKSVFKVDEKILYYLPFLLDKIDDHQQEKWKSFDERANFVFVGNFFHKPNVDAVLTLKTEIWSEIRELLPKAEVHIYGAYANQQINQLHNKKEGFIIKGFAEDAKEVVRNARIVLAPLRFGAGIKGKLTEAMICGTPSVTTEIGAEGMCDRFPWNGFVENDFSDFALISAELYRNKNLWKSYQLTGAEIINEIYDKEKLGVLFINQIKEIQENLEQHRTQNFLGNLLQHQTLQATKYMSKWIEAKNSIQ, translated from the coding sequence ATGAAAAATGATTTGAAAGAATTGACAGAACAACATGTCTTAATTATTGGTTATGTTTGGGTTGAGCCAAATTCTTCTGCTGCCGGAAGTAGAATGATGCAATTAATTGAGCAGTTTTTAAAACATAATTTTAAAATAACTTTTGCTTCTCCTGCTCAAAAAAGTGAAAAAGCTACAAGTTTAAGTTCTTTAGGGATTGATGAAGTTTCTATTGAATTAAACAATGCTTCTTTTGATGGTTTTATAAAAGAGTTACAACCAACAATTGTGATGTTCGATCGTTTTATGATGGAAGAACAATTTGGTTGGCGTGTTGCGGAAAATTGCCCGAATGCAATTCGGATTTTAGATACGGAAGATTTACATTTTCTGCGAAAAACACGTCATCAACAATTAAAAAAAGGAGAAGAATTTACAACAGAAGCATTATTAAAATCTGATGATGCCAAAAGAGAAATTGCGGCTATTTTACGTTGCGACATGAGTTTGATTATTTCTACCTACGAAATGGATTTATTAAAATCTGTTTTTAAGGTAGATGAAAAAATCTTGTATTATCTGCCTTTTTTATTAGATAAGATTGATGATCATCAACAAGAAAAATGGAAATCTTTTGATGAAAGAGCAAACTTTGTGTTTGTCGGTAATTTCTTTCACAAACCAAATGTAGACGCTGTTTTAACTTTGAAAACTGAAATTTGGAGTGAAATTAGAGAACTGCTTCCAAAAGCAGAAGTTCATATTTATGGAGCGTATGCGAATCAACAAATAAATCAATTACATAATAAAAAGGAAGGTTTTATTATTAAAGGTTTTGCAGAGGACGCTAAAGAAGTGGTGAGAAATGCGAGAATTGTTTTAGCTCCGTTGCGTTTTGGGGCAGGAATAAAAGGAAAGTTAACCGAAGCCATGATTTGTGGAACGCCAAGCGTAACTACAGAAATTGGTGCAGAAGGTATGTGTGATAGATTTCCTTGGAATGGTTTTGTAGAAAATGATTTTTCTGATTTTGCATTGATTTCCGCAGAATTGTATCGAAATAAAAATTTGTGGAAAAGTTATCAATTAACAGGAGCTGAAATTATCAATGAAATATATGATAAAGAGAAATTAGGTGTGCTTTTTATCAATCAAATAAAAGAAATTCAAGAAAATTTAGAACAACACAGAACTCAGAATTTTTTAGGAAATTTATTGCAACATCAAACGTTACAAGCCACAAAATATATGAGTAAATGGATTGAAGCTAAAAACAGTATTCAGTAA
- the lpdA gene encoding dihydrolipoyl dehydrogenase — translation MKYDIIVIGSGPGGYISAVRASQLGKKVAIIEKYSTLGGTCLNVGCIPSKALLDSSHHYYDAVNHFDEHGISVENPTFDFGKMVERKAKVVETTTGGITYLMDKNNVDVFEGLGSFEDATHVKITKNDGSSEIIEGTNIIIATGSKPSTLPFISLDKERVITSTEALKLTEVPKHLIVIGGGVIGLELGTVYKRLGANVTVVEYAPKITPTMDADVSKELTKVLKKQGIKFAVSHGVTSVERNGDEVIVKANNKKGEEVTFTGDYCLVAVGRKAYTEGLGLEKIGVEVNERGQVTTNDHLQTNVSNIYAIGDVVKGAMLAHKAEEEGVVVAEYLAGEKPHIDYNLIPGIVYTWPEVAAVGKTEQELKDAKVDYKVGKFSMRALGRSRASGDTDGFVKVIADKNTDEILGVHMVGARVADLIMEAAVAMEYRASAEDLARICHGHPTYSEAVKEAAKAAWDGKPLNA, via the coding sequence ATGAAATACGATATTATTGTAATTGGATCTGGTCCTGGAGGATACATTTCTGCAGTTAGAGCATCTCAATTAGGTAAAAAAGTAGCAATTATTGAAAAATATTCAACTTTAGGAGGAACTTGTTTAAATGTTGGATGTATTCCTTCTAAAGCATTATTAGATTCTTCTCATCATTATTATGATGCTGTTAACCATTTTGACGAGCATGGAATTTCTGTTGAAAACCCTACGTTCGATTTTGGAAAAATGGTAGAAAGAAAAGCCAAAGTTGTAGAAACAACTACAGGAGGAATCACATATTTAATGGACAAAAACAATGTTGATGTTTTTGAAGGTTTAGGTTCTTTTGAAGATGCAACACATGTAAAAATTACTAAAAACGATGGTTCTTCAGAAATAATTGAAGGAACTAATATTATTATCGCAACAGGTTCTAAACCGTCTACTTTACCTTTTATTTCTTTAGACAAAGAGCGTGTAATTACTTCTACCGAAGCTTTAAAATTAACTGAAGTACCAAAACATTTAATTGTAATTGGTGGTGGAGTTATTGGTTTAGAGTTAGGTACTGTTTACAAACGTTTAGGAGCAAATGTAACTGTAGTAGAATACGCACCAAAAATTACACCAACTATGGATGCGGATGTTTCTAAAGAACTTACTAAAGTTTTAAAGAAACAAGGTATTAAATTTGCTGTAAGTCATGGTGTTACTTCTGTAGAAAGAAACGGTGATGAAGTTATCGTAAAAGCAAATAACAAAAAAGGTGAAGAAGTTACTTTTACTGGAGATTATTGTTTGGTTGCTGTTGGTAGAAAAGCATATACAGAAGGTTTAGGTTTAGAAAAAATTGGTGTAGAAGTTAACGAACGTGGGCAAGTTACTACAAACGATCATTTACAAACCAATGTTTCTAATATTTACGCAATTGGTGATGTTGTTAAAGGGGCAATGTTAGCACACAAAGCAGAAGAAGAAGGTGTTGTTGTAGCTGAATACTTAGCTGGCGAAAAACCACATATCGATTATAATTTAATTCCTGGTATTGTGTATACATGGCCAGAAGTTGCTGCTGTTGGTAAAACAGAACAAGAATTAAAAGATGCAAAAGTAGATTACAAAGTTGGTAAATTTTCTATGAGAGCTTTAGGTAGATCTCGTGCAAGTGGAGATACCGATGGTTTTGTAAAAGTTATTGCAGATAAAAATACAGATGAAATCTTAGGAGTTCACATGGTTGGTGCACGTGTTGCAGATTTAATTATGGAAGCTGCAGTTGCAATGGAATACAGAGCATCGGCAGAAGACTTGGCAAGAATTTGTCATGGTCACCCAACGTATTCTGAAGCGGTAAAAGAAGCTGCAAAAGCTGCTTGGGACGGAAAGCCTTTAAATGCTTAA
- a CDS encoding DUF4230 domain-containing protein: protein MELIILGLIIGLGISYVISKRFSVSKKKDLVEKQSVILLDKIKKVSKLITVEGDFSEIYHHENTKENFWGFSSKKKAIVLIQAKAHIGFDFRKIKLAANTEKKEIVLSNFPQPEVVSIECDIKFYDIKNGYLNKFGTEDFTSLNKDAKEHVLNKIPESNLIKLANKEALEAILLMENIVETIGWKLDYTALEENEAQKKISK, encoded by the coding sequence ATGGAGTTAATTATTTTAGGATTGATTATTGGTTTAGGGATTTCCTATGTGATATCGAAACGATTTTCAGTATCAAAGAAAAAAGATTTAGTAGAAAAGCAATCTGTTATTTTATTGGATAAAATAAAGAAAGTGTCTAAATTGATTACTGTAGAAGGCGATTTCTCTGAAATTTATCATCATGAAAATACCAAAGAAAACTTTTGGGGATTTAGTAGTAAGAAAAAAGCGATTGTTTTAATTCAGGCAAAAGCACACATTGGTTTCGACTTTAGAAAAATTAAACTGGCAGCTAATACAGAAAAAAAGGAAATTGTTTTATCAAATTTTCCGCAGCCAGAAGTAGTTTCTATTGAATGCGATATTAAGTTTTACGACATAAAAAATGGCTATTTAAATAAGTTTGGTACAGAAGATTTTACCAGTTTAAATAAAGACGCAAAAGAACATGTGTTGAATAAAATACCAGAAAGTAATTTAATAAAATTGGCAAATAAAGAAGCTTTAGAAGCCATTTTATTAATGGAAAACATCGTAGAAACTATTGGCTGGAAACTAGATTATACGGCTTTAGAAGAAAATGAAGCGCAAAAAAAAATCTCGAAATAA
- a CDS encoding acyloxyacyl hydrolase, translated as MKKNMLLLSFLMIFYNLNSQESETPKTQPSKFLSNFYYSVNFGGIFYPFSNDNLIDGYETETFSKNYFSGKLGFGYKVNENLALQFGVIRPASWFKYDNVNNIGYFRSVWINAWYLSLKKNINITKKLSFFGEVGAANVTRSGFSIDEKVIYDDAHFGNLLYGFGFNYQLNDRWKLALNGTFFPKSNKHNQPSISQASVGFEYHIQKIPEELALEYENDERYFFPNNILQVSYGTSKIGFGANQFFGMSLKVGNFESFGIPVFWVGDVKAENSFSITYQRLAFRTQKLFSLDWGVSVTAFNTEATNTNVFAFSIFPTMRFYLMRRDGFDMYTNYSLIGPTFLTKSNIDNLETGPKITYQDTMGLGVFFGEKRAYNAELRIMHYSNGNIFTKNSGVAIPIQFTIGKTF; from the coding sequence ATGAAAAAAAATATGCTGTTACTTTCTTTTTTAATGATTTTTTACAATCTGAATAGTCAAGAAAGTGAGACCCCAAAAACACAACCTTCTAAATTTTTATCAAACTTTTACTATAGTGTTAACTTTGGTGGTATTTTTTATCCTTTTTCTAATGATAACTTAATTGATGGTTATGAAACAGAAACCTTCAGTAAAAATTATTTTTCAGGAAAATTAGGTTTTGGCTATAAAGTAAATGAAAACCTAGCATTACAATTTGGAGTTATTAGACCTGCTTCTTGGTTTAAATATGACAATGTAAATAATATTGGTTATTTTAGAAGTGTGTGGATTAACGCTTGGTATTTGTCACTCAAAAAAAACATCAACATCACTAAAAAGCTATCCTTTTTTGGAGAAGTTGGCGCTGCAAATGTTACACGAAGTGGTTTTTCTATAGACGAAAAAGTAATTTATGACGATGCTCATTTTGGAAACTTACTCTATGGTTTTGGGTTCAATTACCAATTAAATGACAGATGGAAACTGGCCCTAAACGGGACTTTCTTTCCGAAATCTAACAAACACAATCAACCTTCTATTTCGCAAGCTTCTGTTGGTTTTGAATATCACATTCAGAAAATACCTGAAGAGTTGGCTTTAGAGTACGAAAATGATGAAAGGTATTTCTTTCCAAATAACATTTTACAAGTCAGTTACGGAACCAGTAAAATTGGTTTTGGCGCAAACCAATTTTTCGGAATGAGCTTAAAAGTTGGTAATTTCGAAAGTTTCGGAATTCCAGTTTTTTGGGTTGGAGATGTAAAAGCAGAAAATTCTTTTTCTATCACCTACCAAAGACTTGCTTTTAGAACACAAAAACTTTTTTCTCTAGATTGGGGTGTAAGTGTTACCGCTTTTAACACAGAAGCCACCAATACAAATGTGTTTGCGTTTTCTATTTTCCCTACCATGCGTTTTTACTTAATGCGAAGAGATGGTTTTGACATGTACACCAATTATTCTTTAATTGGGCCTACTTTTTTAACCAAAAGCAACATAGATAATCTAGAAACAGGACCTAAAATTACGTATCAAGATACGATGGGTTTAGGTGTTTTCTTTGGAGAAAAAAGAGCTTACAACGCAGAACTTAGAATTATGCATTACTCTAACGGAAATATTTTTACCAAAAATTCTGGTGTTGCAATTCCTATCCAATTTACAATTGGAAAAACATTTTAA
- a CDS encoding anthranilate synthase component I family protein, producing MQRTTRTFSVDNTIEFKNNLLSWAQQFETVIWLDSNNYHQKYSSFDGALAADDFTSIKTDYYNAFEKLKEYQTITKDYIFGYITYDVKNDVEQLYSKNFDGLDFADLYFFQPKKLVFIKGSSVEFQYLRMVDNEIEGDFDEILKSKNPTIQQSKSDIKIKLRIHKDEYHAKVTEVLEHIKRGDIYEANFCQEFYAENATINPIEVYKHLNQISEPPFASFLKLDNQYALCASPERYIKKEGTKIISQPIKGTAKRLVSEFDDAQLALDLTRDEKERAENVMIVDLVRNDLSKTAKIGSVKVEELCKVYSFKQVHQLISTVVSEVEENTHPIDVLQSTFPMGSMTGAPKVSAMKIIEDLEETKRGLYSGTIGYFTPENDFDFNVIIRSILYNEDKKYISYSVGGAITAQSVVEKEYEECLLKAKAMKFALLNSK from the coding sequence ATGCAAAGAACAACTCGCACTTTTTCTGTTGATAATACTATTGAGTTCAAAAACAATTTATTGTCTTGGGCGCAACAATTTGAAACTGTTATTTGGTTAGACTCCAACAATTATCATCAAAAATACTCTAGTTTCGATGGTGCATTAGCAGCAGACGATTTTACTTCTATTAAAACAGATTATTACAACGCTTTTGAGAAATTAAAGGAATACCAAACCATTACCAAAGATTATATTTTTGGTTACATTACCTATGATGTTAAAAATGATGTTGAGCAACTTTATTCCAAGAACTTTGATGGTTTAGATTTTGCCGATTTGTATTTTTTTCAACCTAAAAAGCTTGTTTTTATAAAGGGAAGTTCTGTAGAGTTTCAGTATTTAAGAATGGTAGATAATGAAATTGAAGGTGATTTTGATGAGATTCTTAAATCTAAAAATCCAACAATCCAGCAATCTAAAAGTGACATCAAAATAAAACTACGAATTCACAAGGATGAATACCATGCAAAAGTAACCGAAGTTTTAGAACATATAAAAAGAGGCGATATTTACGAAGCCAATTTTTGTCAAGAATTTTATGCAGAAAACGCTACTATAAATCCGATAGAAGTGTATAAACACCTCAACCAGATTTCCGAACCTCCTTTTGCTTCTTTTTTAAAGTTAGATAATCAATACGCCTTGTGCGCATCACCAGAAAGATATATTAAAAAAGAAGGCACAAAAATAATTTCTCAACCTATAAAAGGAACCGCAAAAAGATTGGTAAGCGAATTTGATGACGCGCAATTAGCGTTAGATTTAACGCGAGACGAAAAAGAACGCGCAGAAAATGTAATGATTGTAGATTTGGTTAGAAATGACCTGTCTAAAACAGCCAAAATAGGAAGTGTAAAAGTAGAAGAATTGTGCAAAGTATATTCTTTTAAACAAGTACATCAATTAATTTCTACAGTAGTTTCTGAAGTAGAAGAAAACACACATCCGATAGACGTGCTACAAAGTACGTTTCCGATGGGAAGTATGACCGGAGCTCCTAAAGTTTCTGCCATGAAAATTATTGAAGATTTAGAAGAAACCAAACGCGGATTATACTCTGGAACGATTGGTTATTTTACACCAGAAAATGATTTTGACTTTAACGTAATTATAAGAAGTATCTTATATAATGAAGATAAAAAATACATCTCCTACTCTGTTGGTGGTGCCATTACAGCACAATCTGTAGTAGAAAAGGAATACGAAGAATGCTTACTGAAAGCAAAAGCAATGAAGTTTGCTTTATTGAATTCTAAGTAA
- a CDS encoding serine hydrolase domain-containing protein has protein sequence MTTFKKTATLLLIGFLFFSHFSIAQNEKITYGNPSEVGMDSLYIYTKVDSIMNVGIQQEAFPGAQILVVKDSKIIFNKAYGFHTYDSIQAVSLNDIYDLASVTKITGPLPALMKLHSEGKLDLDSPFSTYWKPWKKRKDKKELTVREILAHQAGLNPYIIFLNEVLKKDGKIKSRFIKSKASRRFKNEAYDGLYIKNRFKNKVFRHINRSKVSDVKKYKYSGLSFLIYPDLISQITNKNYTEYLHDNFYGQLEATTLGYRPKSKNFNNLIVPTEVDSLFRKGLTKNWVHDENAALLGGVSGNAGLFGTSLDLAKIMQMYANYGIYGGKRYISENTVREFTKIQYPENENRRGLGFDKPLIDNATLSIKEAYPAPEVSPESFGHSGFTGTFVWADPTNNLVFIFLSNRVYPNRNHRNIYNLNIRPKLQQVFYKAIKDNQ, from the coding sequence ATGACAACATTTAAAAAAACAGCTACTTTACTGCTAATTGGGTTCTTATTTTTCTCACATTTTTCGATCGCTCAAAATGAAAAAATCACTTACGGAAATCCTTCTGAAGTGGGTATGGACTCACTTTACATTTATACCAAGGTAGATTCTATTATGAATGTTGGCATACAGCAAGAAGCATTTCCTGGTGCCCAAATTTTAGTGGTAAAAGACAGTAAAATTATTTTTAATAAAGCCTATGGTTTTCATACCTATGATAGCATTCAGGCAGTAAGTTTAAATGACATTTATGATTTAGCTTCTGTAACAAAAATCACAGGACCTTTACCTGCATTAATGAAACTTCATTCTGAAGGAAAACTAGATTTAGACAGTCCTTTTAGCACATATTGGAAACCTTGGAAAAAAAGAAAAGACAAGAAAGAACTTACCGTTAGGGAAATTTTAGCGCATCAAGCAGGATTAAATCCTTATATTATTTTCTTAAATGAAGTTTTAAAGAAAGATGGTAAAATAAAATCGCGTTTTATAAAAAGTAAGGCAAGCAGAAGGTTTAAAAATGAAGCTTACGACGGACTTTATATTAAGAATCGATTTAAAAATAAAGTCTTTAGACACATTAACAGATCTAAAGTTTCTGATGTAAAAAAATATAAATATTCCGGATTAAGCTTTTTAATTTATCCTGATTTGATCAGTCAAATTACCAATAAAAATTACACAGAATATCTGCATGATAATTTTTATGGTCAATTAGAAGCAACCACTTTAGGTTACAGACCAAAATCTAAAAACTTTAATAATTTAATTGTGCCAACAGAAGTCGATAGCCTTTTTAGAAAAGGACTTACAAAAAACTGGGTTCATGATGAAAACGCCGCTCTTTTAGGTGGAGTTTCGGGTAATGCAGGTTTGTTTGGTACTTCATTAGATTTGGCAAAAATTATGCAGATGTATGCCAATTACGGAATCTATGGCGGAAAAAGATATATTTCTGAAAACACGGTACGAGAGTTTACTAAAATTCAATATCCAGAAAACGAAAACAGAAGAGGTTTAGGTTTTGACAAACCCTTAATAGACAATGCTACATTATCTATAAAAGAGGCGTATCCTGCGCCAGAAGTGAGTCCAGAGAGTTTTGGACATAGTGGTTTTACAGGAACTTTTGTTTGGGCAGATCCAACAAATAACTTAGTTTTTATATTCTTATCAAATAGAGTGTATCCCAATAGAAACCATAGAAATATATACAATCTAAATATAAGACCAAAGCTGCAGCAAGTGTTTTATAAAGCAATAAAAGACAATCAATAA
- the tilS gene encoding tRNA lysidine(34) synthetase TilS, producing MLKKLENHIHKNLPFLKDKKLLIAISGGVDSVVLAHLLSALKFNISLAHCNFNLRPIECDIDEEFVKTLGKNLNTEVFTIHFNTTEFAKENKQSTQIAARNLRYDWFNELIEKHQFDYILTAHHADDNLETFLINLTRGAGLDGLTGIPEINGNIVRPLLKFSREEILAFVKENNIAWREDKSNASTKYIRNKIRHQILPVLKGINPSLLETFEKTTAHLKESQQIIEDKIGEISSEAIASENSISKIDISKIEKLSNPKAYLYQLLKDYNFTEWDDVADLLSAQSGKQIISKTHTLLKDRSFLLLSKKVFSAVPKITIEIDENTTIITAPIHLKIEEVQEKSIENKQTIYVDKQLLKFPLKLRRWQDGDFFYPSGMTGKKKLSKYFKDEKFSLLQKQNTWLLCNNDNAIIWIIGSRKDNRFNKNEATDELLKISI from the coding sequence ATGCTAAAAAAACTAGAGAACCACATTCACAAAAATCTTCCTTTTTTAAAGGATAAAAAGTTATTAATCGCCATTTCTGGCGGAGTAGATTCTGTGGTTTTAGCACATCTTTTATCAGCCTTAAAATTTAATATTTCTCTTGCACATTGCAACTTTAATTTAAGACCAATTGAGTGTGATATAGACGAAGAGTTTGTAAAAACCTTAGGTAAAAATCTAAATACCGAAGTTTTTACAATTCATTTTAATACAACAGAATTTGCCAAAGAAAACAAACAATCTACACAAATTGCAGCAAGAAATCTCCGTTATGATTGGTTTAATGAACTCATAGAAAAACACCAATTCGATTATATTTTAACAGCACATCATGCAGATGATAACTTAGAAACTTTTCTAATTAATTTAACGCGTGGTGCCGGTTTAGATGGCTTAACCGGAATTCCGGAAATTAATGGAAATATTGTGCGTCCGCTTTTAAAATTTTCTAGAGAAGAAATTTTAGCTTTTGTAAAAGAAAATAATATTGCTTGGCGAGAAGACAAAAGCAATGCATCTACAAAATATATCAGAAATAAAATTAGACATCAAATTCTTCCCGTTTTAAAAGGAATTAACCCTAGTTTGCTAGAAACTTTTGAAAAAACAACGGCACATTTAAAGGAAAGTCAGCAAATCATTGAAGATAAAATTGGTGAAATATCATCAGAAGCCATCGCATCAGAAAATAGTATTTCTAAAATAGATATTTCTAAAATCGAAAAATTATCGAATCCGAAGGCTTATTTATATCAGCTTTTAAAAGACTATAATTTTACAGAATGGGACGATGTTGCTGATCTACTTTCTGCCCAATCTGGAAAACAAATTATCTCTAAAACACATACTTTATTAAAAGATAGAAGTTTTTTATTACTTTCTAAAAAAGTTTTCTCTGCTGTACCCAAAATAACAATTGAGATAGACGAAAATACGACCATAATTACAGCACCTATCCATTTAAAAATTGAAGAAGTACAAGAAAAATCAATAGAAAATAAACAAACTATTTATGTCGATAAACAGCTTCTAAAATTCCCGTTAAAACTTAGAAGATGGCAAGATGGAGATTTCTTTTATCCATCTGGAATGACAGGAAAAAAGAAATTAAGCAAGTATTTTAAAGACGAAAAATTTTCGCTTTTACAAAAACAAAATACTTGGCTACTCTGCAATAATGACAATGCCATTATTTGGATTATTGGATCTAGAAAAGACAATCGTTTTAACAAAAACGAAGCTACAGATGAACTTTTAAAAATTTCAATATAA
- a CDS encoding TlpA family protein disulfide reductase, translated as MKKLLLLIAFTTILSCKPEIEKNIDYAIISGKIENTDSKTAIIYNQFTKNKIADITIAEDGTFRDTLKITTDLYALRQGKNSTELYLPKGSNLKIEYDATKKDSTLQLTGSYSAINKYLSDKVLVTKTATGDQKEMFLKDEADFKTHILKIKTAEEGLLSKASDIPEDFKQNELKNIHYNYLSILNNYAPYHGYYSKDRSFKTSENFLDELKNIDLENENDFLFSEGYRNIVSNSIAINATELAEKDSIANDIAYLTLTAKVESNQIKNKLLFDTAKDGITYTDNLDEFYTLFANNSTDEENNKTITTAYNKLKALAKGSISPKFVDYENNAGGTTSLDDLKGKYLYLDIWATWCGPCIAEIPSLKKLEKEYHGKNIEFISISIDKTKDHEKWKKMIVDKELKGIQLFADNNWESKFVEEYMIKGIPRFILIDPQGNIVNANAPRPSDEKLVETLQSFEL; from the coding sequence ATGAAAAAACTACTACTATTAATTGCTTTTACAACAATACTATCTTGTAAACCAGAAATCGAAAAAAATATAGATTACGCTATTATTTCTGGTAAAATTGAAAATACAGATTCTAAAACAGCAATAATATATAACCAATTTACAAAGAATAAAATTGCTGATATAACCATTGCAGAGGATGGTACCTTTAGAGATACTTTAAAAATAACCACAGATTTGTACGCACTGCGTCAAGGTAAAAATTCTACTGAATTGTATCTTCCAAAAGGAAGCAATCTAAAAATTGAATATGATGCAACAAAAAAAGATTCTACTTTACAGTTAACCGGTAGCTATAGCGCTATTAACAAATACCTATCTGATAAAGTATTAGTTACAAAAACTGCAACTGGAGATCAAAAAGAAATGTTTTTAAAAGATGAAGCAGATTTTAAAACACACATATTAAAAATAAAAACTGCAGAAGAAGGGCTTTTATCTAAAGCATCTGATATTCCGGAAGACTTTAAACAAAACGAACTTAAAAACATCCATTACAACTATTTGTCTATTTTAAACAATTACGCTCCTTATCATGGATATTATTCTAAAGATAGAAGTTTTAAAACTTCAGAAAATTTCTTAGATGAATTAAAAAATATCGATTTAGAAAATGAAAATGATTTTCTATTCTCTGAAGGATATAGAAATATTGTAAGTAACTCAATAGCAATCAACGCAACAGAATTAGCTGAAAAAGATTCCATAGCCAATGACATTGCCTATTTAACATTGACAGCAAAAGTTGAAAGCAATCAAATAAAAAATAAATTATTATTTGACACCGCTAAAGACGGAATAACCTACACAGACAATTTAGATGAGTTTTACACCCTTTTTGCGAACAATTCTACTGACGAAGAAAACAACAAAACAATTACAACTGCCTACAATAAATTGAAGGCTTTGGCTAAAGGAAGTATTTCTCCAAAATTTGTAGATTATGAAAATAACGCAGGTGGAACCACATCTTTAGATGACTTAAAAGGAAAATATTTGTATTTAGATATTTGGGCTACCTGGTGCGGACCTTGTATTGCTGAGATTCCTTCTTTAAAGAAATTAGAAAAAGAGTATCATGGTAAAAACATTGAATTTATAAGTATTTCTATCGATAAAACGAAAGACCATGAAAAATGGAAAAAAATGATTGTAGATAAAGAATTAAAAGGAATACAATTATTTGCTGACAATAATTGGGAATCTAAATTTGTTGAAGAATATATGATAAAAGGAATTCCTCGTTTTATATTAATAGACCCACAGGGAAATATTGTGAATGCGAATGCTCCAAGACCGTCTGATGAAAAATTAGTTGAAACACTGCAGTCTTTTGAATTATAA